Sequence from the Strix uralensis isolate ZFMK-TIS-50842 chromosome 1, bStrUra1, whole genome shotgun sequence genome:
CATGCACAaagtcttcagaaagaaaatctttaaaagtATGCATTAGCTTGTGCTGAGTGCGGCCCTTGCGTGCAAGGAGCATTGTTGCCTGAGTGCTTCCACCATCGCTCACCAGCTCTGTTTCAAACAACATCGTAGCAGCAGAATAAGCATCAGTTTTGGGAGAGGCCTCACAGATTCATGCTGGGGAACCAGCATTTCCGAAGCAAGAGCAAGATGAGAGGAATATCACAGATGGGTTTAAATGTGCCTGCCTGGGAAGAGAAGATTTGGGTCTAGGAGGAGTAAACCAGAAAACAGGGAGGGAGGCCTGAAGTGTCAGGATGTTGTGAGTGTCCAAATGTCTCTCCTTGGCTCTGTGTCTAACCTGCAGGTgtattttgcatcttttcttctgCATCCTCGAGAGAATTACACATCAAGTTCCACCTCCAGGGTCGCATCACACTTGCACAAACGCCAGGAAGACGAAGAGATGCTTTAGCACTTCCTGAGGGCTTCATTGCAGCGGTTGATGCAGAAGAAGGGAAGACCCGACGTGACTGGCTGATGTCAAACAAAAACACCTTTACTAGTAAAATGCCTGTGTGCAAGGCGTGTGTACCCTTCATTGCTGGTGCAGTCATAAGGCGTTTTCTCTTCTGGATGAATTTCCCTGCTTTCTGAGCATCGTGTTAATAAAATCAAGGTTCCTCCTCAGAAGTGTGGCTTCTGAAACAGCCTGCAATGCCTGTTCCTAGTGCGGGTCTGAACTGCAGGAGACCCAGTGTACTTTGGCAGATGTTTACATGTCACCTTATAAAATCATGTGGAAAGGCCAGCGTGAATTCTTATTaatgccttttctttcttgtgttgCTGTTGACTTTCAGCACGTGTGGAGCGAAAGTGAGGACTGCTTACCTTTTCTGCAGCTTGCACAGGATTACATCTCCTCCTGTGGGAAAAAGACACTCCATGAAATATTGGAAAAAGTCTTCAAATCCTTCAGACCCGTAAGTGCCTCTTTTTTACTTGTAAGCATTGACAGTTACCTGTGACTTTTAATAGGAAAGCACTGGATGGAGCAAGGtggtttttcttctgcagagactTACATCTCCAGTCAGCTGCCTGAGCGCAGGGGTGTTAGCACATAAACTACTATCAGGCAACTGGAAGTTGTTTTTTGGAAGCCAGCTGCCtttttatttccatctctgtGTTTAAGAGGATGAGATTCCTgcacggggtgggaggccaactGGTGCGGCAGCCGGTGGCACCAGCTCCCCAGCTGCGCAGGGGCTCCTGTCCTGCTGATGCAGTGCTGACTCCGAGGAACAGGATGAGAGTCAGCGCCGCAGGACTTTGTGGCAGAGTTATTTCCTGGCACTGGAATTGGGGAGTTTTGCAAGGATCTGAGTAGTAAGAATAAACTTCTGGGAAGCTGGAAATAGGGTTTCTCCTTAGagtggtttgttttattttagggttggcttttttttttccccccaggtgGTCCAGATTTTGCTGTTAGGGTGGTTGCCACTTGGCATGTGCAAATGCCAGTTTGTTCACGTCTTGAGAAGAGGTTAGAGTAGAAGCTGGGTTTTGTGGGGAGAGGGCATgttgtatttttctggtttgctGCTACTCAGCTTTCTATGTCCTTGTTTAACACTAAGATTTGGGTCAAAGCCTGGGTTTCGTCAGTGTGAGGTGATCTAGGCTGGCCATTGTCCTTCATTTTTGCCAAATCCTCCCTTTGTGCGGCCTCTCCTGTTGAGTGCCTGGGGCTGGGTAAGGGGCTggtgcaaagcagaacagaggtTTGTTGCCAGACCCATGCTCCCATGATGTCCATGGGAAAGCTGACCGATGGATTTTTTTATACTCAGCTGAAAATGTAGacctttttccctcctctctttttctggcTGACTAATTGAGAAGACTGAAAACGTATCCCAAGTATTTAGAGCAAAAGGGAGGGCCTGGAGCGCCGGTATGAAAACAGTGGCCCTCCCTGTGTTACACCCTTGCATTGCCTTGCCACGGACCACCACAGCTGGTCGACATAAAAGAGCATCGTTTTAAAGAATCCTTTGAGAGACTGGAAATAAATAGAACAGATGCACACTTTTCTTAGAAAGGACTGGAAATCTGATCCGTCAGTACAGCTGCTTGTAATtgtgaaaacatacaaaaatataaatatgtttccCAGAACAATATTCGGCTCTTGGATCTTCATAGCTGTTTTCTCCTGCTCAGAAAAGCTGTGTCTTTGAGAAACTTCCATTGGTTTAACTAAAGAGGACTTCAAAAAGACTTAATTAAATTGGAACAGATCACTTACTTCATTTAAATCACATATATTTCAGCATAGCTTCAGTTACTGAGAAATTGGCTTCAGTCAAACCAAGTTAAGTTACTCTTCAGAGTAAAAAGGTTCAAAGCAAGGGGAACTATTGCGCTCATTTAGTCTGGGCCCTTCGTTAATACATCACATTTCACGCCATGATTCCCACGACTGAGCACATAAATTGTGGTTGAGCTGGAGCGTGTCTTTTACGAAGACACCCAGTCTTGATGTAAAGTCTTCAGGTGACTTAAAGAATACAGCACTGCTGGGcactttttcttctcatcattAGTTACACTCCTGTGAAGAACTCTTTTACTTACAATCTACATTTTTCTAGCTTTGCTTCCTAGCTGTTGACTTTCATTATGCTTTTGTCTGCTCAAAAACAGTGTCCTCAACTGTTAGAGACCTCTTGCAGACTGTAATCAAGTACCTCTTCATTTTCTCTTGGATGTATCACAAAGATTAAGTTTTTCAGATTCTTCTTTGACCTGATATTGAGAGATTTGCATCGGTGTAACAAAACGAGGTTTATCATTTGAGGTATGGTTGTGTGTAGGTAAGTCTAATAAGGAATGTGTTGACGTTTTTCCCTTAttgtaattattaaaaatagCACACATATGGTAggatagatttttaaaagtgaagggTGTTACAATAGATGTATGGAAACAGTTACTTTGCACTGTCAGGCCTTTGCCAGAACAAACCCACTTTTCATCAATACTGGGAAATTATTTCCTTGGCGTTCCTTCATGCTGTCCCCCATCCTTTCTCTGCTGGACTTGTGTTGCTAATCAGACTATCTTGCTGTCAGCTTGGAGGTAACTGCATTTGCAGGGCACTTCTTGTCCACTATCCCAAACAGATCTACTCTCAGAGACCAGTCTGGcaaatttcagtttgaaaaatgGCAGTTTaggaaaaactgctgctgcaggTCAGACCGGGCTCTTCTGAAGTGTCTGACGGTCCTGACTACTCAAGTCGGAGACACTGAGGAGGGGCCAGGTTTTCAGCATGTGCTTGGTAAGTGCCTTCTGAAAATCTTTCCTGCTTCATTTGCAGCTGGACATCCAAGATTATTAGACAGTTTTGAAAGTCTTTGCTGGGGTCCTTCAAAGGGAAATGTTTAGGAGGAGACATCAGCGGAGCATCTGCAGCTCTCCATGCCCCTCTGCACGGCACAAGCACCTGCCCTCCCTTAACCAAGGGCTCCCAGACAGATCTTTGCCCAGTAActcagctcagccctgctctgcataTTTGTGATAACAGCTCAGCCCTGTCTGTGCAGGCTTACCCTGGGGCTGTGACCTGGGAAGGGACTGGCTGCTGGCACCACTGGGCCCTGTGTTTTGGAGGCAGTGAGAGCAGGGATGCCCAGCAGTTGGCATCCCTGTTGGTGAGAACAGAGATTTCCCTCTGCTCACCACTCTTCCCTGGGCACAGGGGGCAATGAGAGCGGTCTGGGGGCTACTCAGCAGCCCTCGCTGCTCTCAAGCATCTCTCCCCTTTGTTTTATGGGCATAAGCACAGTGCCAGGTCAGGATATTTGTtgagatgagatttttaaaaagtgttggtTAACCCTTGACAGCTAAACAGCATCTCTAAATCCTCCTCTAGACAAGGTCAAGCTGTTTGTTTGCTGAAGGTGGTGAGGGGCATGTGGTCTCTGCCCATTGCTGCTTTCCTGGGTCAGTTTCCACAAAACTCTGTGATTTGCCTTATCACTTACACAGGGAGCATCCAAAAGTGCCAGACACCATGCAAGTACATGAAGCATCAATAGCACTGGGCTCAAATACCACTATTTGCCTCAGAGCCTCCCAGCTTCTCCGATGCCCTTCTCTCTCTGGTGCTAGAGGTGTCCATGCTGGTGCTTGTAAGGACATCTGCCTGGAGACAGCCCTTCACATCAGGATTCAACAGAACTGTGTTATCTGTCGGGTAGCATCATGTGGACCACTAAAGCTCAGTCTTGtacttggtttatttttcagtgtactTGTACGTTAGCTTTTGGTAGGAGGCGATGTCACTCTGCTTTTGTGACTTAAAAACTACTAGGTTATTTGTATAAAATCAGGGTTCTTTGaaagagttaagaaaaaaagacaaataaaaaaaagtgcCTGAGGGACATCACACCAAGTGGCAGAGTTCACAGAGAACCAAAACATGAGTCGTGAAATTCAGCAGCAAATTCTAGGGCTCCCTCATTGAGCTCACCTTCAGCCTAAAAAGCCTACATCCACACTGGGGAGTCTGCATGTAAAAGCTATTTATCCCGTATTCATTTAATTCATACACATCCCAGTGACCTCTCCTTTACCTCCAGATGGGTACTTTGGCCAGCAGGAGTAAATAGGTGTAGTTCAGGCAGTGCTGCCGCTGGTTGttgtcctccctccctcctcacccgCCTCCTGTCCTCTTTCTCTCCACGTGTCCCCACCTGGCAGTTTTATTCCCCTCGGCTGTTTGGCTGATGGATCAGCTCTCTCTTTCTACACCCCTTTACTGTTTTacctcttttctctttgttttcactCTCCATTAAAGTCCTTTCCAGTCTGCCACATAGCTGATACTTTAACATATGAAGCAGACTAGAAGCAGAAACTAGTGTGTTTGAAAGAAGACAAAGTGGGAGTCGATCTAGGGTCAGCTGAGGCCACCTTCATCATCTTATTTTGTCCTCATCTTTTATACTCCCTCCTTCTGCTTTGGCCCAGTGTTTGTAGAGCTCCTTGCACTTTGGACCCTGATCCTCTCTCCTTGGGGTCAAGATGTTGGCAGATTTGTCATGCAGTCGAGAGATATGTACAGGGTTAACAGCAGTGAGGGACTGTAGTCCTGGGGGAGGCATCGAGATGTGACCCTTAAAAGCAGGACCTGTGTGGCTGAGGTCCTTCATGCCTTGGAAGATCCTAAAGTGTCCATGAGAGAGCAAAACTGTGCCTCTTGGAGGAGTGTCCCATCCCCAGCCTTCTTACACTCCGTAAAACCGCTAACGTCTACAGCATCACTGTGATTTACGCTGggccagggagaggagagctgggTTTCCCGAGGGTGAAGGGAGAGGGGATGTGTGAAAAGGGGGACATGCTCTCCATCCTTTGGGGTTGTGTGCGTCTTCGCGGTTCTCATGGTGTATGTTGTGTTTTCTGCGCTAATTTTGCATGGGAAAGGCTTACAGTATGCCATAAAATGAAGACTCACATGGCTCATTTCCCTGCAAATCAAGGAGGAATTAAAACCAGAGCTGggcaaaaaaaaagtgatcaaagCTCTTTCTGCTGGCTGATATAAATGGAGCAGTACAACACTCACATTTAATTTGAATACACCAAATCAGTTTAGTGAAAATAATACTGGTGGATAAGAAAGTCTAGAGGCcttgcttttgcattttaaaaactgagtATTTTAGTTTTAGCTTCAACATGAAACAAAACCCCCGCATTCTGAAGATAAACCAAGTAGTTTCACATTCAGTTaagcatttgttttgaaaaatatatacGCATAGGAATATTTACTTTTTGTTCTGCTCAGAATACAAGAACTTTTTCAGCTTGGGGTCTCTTGTAGGTATTTTTACAATGCGAAGGAGGGGGTTTAGTCAGCAAATCCTCTTGCCACTTCACTGCCGAAGAAACCCTGCAACTAAAACACTGTTTTTCTCCCAGTGGCAGTGAGGAATATAAGCTTTGTTGGACCCAGAGGCTAATTCTGTGCATTGTatttgtgaataattttgaatgttGATCACAGACTAAATTAGTTTAGGTCCGTTAAAAATCTGCCTCGTCACAGCCTTCTCCTGTTCATGCTACCACCTAGCAAGTGTCACCCTCCTGCCGATTTTTCTGGGCTTTGCCTCTTTCAAGAGCAAACAGCTGCATCGCTCTCCAAACAGGGTGTTgcatgcagctgtgctgctcttccAGCCCTGGCAAGCTAAATACATGGTATTCCCAATAATGCCTCGCATAGGATTTTGCTTTGTGGCTATTAATAGCTGCTGGTGTAGAATTCTAATATGAGATTTCCACAACAGATGCATTATTTTGACTATTACTTCGTTTATCTGTCTTCCTGACTTCTGTTGGCTTGGCAGCCTtttggaggagaggggaagagttCAAACGTCGCTGTTTGCTCCCTTTCCTGTAGCAAGCAAGTGCTCTTGCAGTGATCGGAGCCATCAGGTGAAGGTATTCAAACATTGTCCAGGGAAGATGGGCTGGCAGTTCTTCACAATCCCAAATCTAATTTTCAAAAATTGAAAGGGACTCAGACGGTTTTGAGTTgaatacacagtatttttcacCGTGAGGACTTCACCCAGCGTGCAAGACTTTGGTGTGATGGAGTGAAGGGTTCAAGAGAAGCACTTAGCATGGTGGGATCTTAAGGTTTTTAGGGACTCCTTGCCTACTCTATACTAGCCAGCTCTGCATGAGGATGCTTTCTTCTTTGGATTTTATAGGATTGCCAAACACAATCTTAAACCGAGATAACTACTGCTACAGTATTATCATGGTTGGTTGTGAAGTTAAACCACTGCCAAGTCTAAACACTCAACAATTTGTGATACGACCTCAGGGAAGAAGGTGAAGCTTTTTGCAAGTGCTTTGCTATGGTTTTATTTATCTTCCAGTCTCTGAGCACTCAATTTGGTGTGAGGATGCATTTTCAAATCTTTCTCTATcacaggagggaaagaaggagagtGGAGAACATTACCCAGCGTTCCAGGGTTTGTGGTTCTCGGGAAGTGGCACCTGGAAGATTTGCAGCGAAACTGCATGAGTGGGTAATTCTCTATTACAcagtattttctcttctttgtagTTACTCGGGCTTCCAGATGTTGATGATGATGCATTTGAAGAATATAACGCAGATGTTGAAGAAGAGGAACCAGAAGCCGATCACCAACAGATGGGTGTCAGTCAGCAGTGATTTTCTGAGAAGCTAAAAAAATTTGGAAGCCTTTGGTACCAGGTGGGGTCAGGTGGTCCCACGTTAGCCTGTTCGAATTAGCACATCACATGGGGATATCTGGCTCTTAGGATAAAAGTTTtacaaaatggttttaaaaaaaaattaataataataataatctgtgATGAGCTTTGCTAAGAAGTGACCTGAATTTTGCTCCTGCTTCAGTGGGTTTTCTATGGAGTTGTCTTGGTAGCATTCTGCCGTTATCAGTCTAGAGGTAGTTTTGTCGCTGACTTGTCTCTTTGATTTGTGTTCGAGGTTAGCGTTTGCTGACATGAATGTAGAGTACTGAGAATGTAGGAGGCGTGTGGTGAGAGTGCCGAGTCCTCACCGGTGACCTTTCTGAAGAAACCAGCGCAGAGAGCAAACGtgacctgtgcttttctttttagttcaaCAGCTATGGTTTTTGACAAAGTACCAAACTTGGAGAGATTTCTCCTGAAAAACACTAGTTTAACAGTGGTCGGTACTGCAGAAGTGCACGTGAAGGCTTAACAAAAATAATGGGAAGTGGGAAATCCAGGGGAGTATTGGTGTCAGACGTATTTATGTTGTTTTACTGACACCTGAGACTACAAGTGCTGGATTAATAACTGGGAGTAATTAGTATCAGCAGTACATTTTATAACCAGCCCTGGTACTCCGACACCGTTTGATCCTCTGACACCATTTGATCCAAAGCTAAATGCTGCTTTTGtacaaatcaattaaaaaatagcCATGGCCTATCCCACTTCTGCATGACACCAACTTTAAGCTTCGCTGTTTTTAATAGACTGCTAAATTACTACTCAAACCTCATGGCATCGTGAATTGAAGTGCAACTTAACATTGAAGCCATAAGGGTGTAAACCAGCACCTGGCTCTTAAAATTATGCTGGACCTGTTCCTCTCCGTGGGCCTTTGAACTAGTCTGGACATTCACACCTCTTTGTAGGGGAGCTAAAATACTACTACTTTGGCTGATATAAAAACTAGTGAGGTTTTACTTAAAGCTGGGGACTTGCTCCCCAGAGGGGTTTGGTGGTGTCTTGTTATAAAGGAGAAGACAACCCCTCATATTTTATACTTATTTTGCATAGATTTAAGTGACTCGGATGAGTGCCAGACTGTGAAGATGCAGGGTCTCTTTATTTCTTGCCTTTTGTACTGAAAATATAAGAAGCAAAGGGGATTCTGTTGTAATACAGCTCTTTTCCACAACTGagcaaaatgtttctaaatttactccttttttccaattttttaaaaatcatgaaatgaAGGTCACACGCTTCAAAAGCCCTTTTATACAGAATTagctttataaaaacaaaaagtgagcaaagaaaaaatgcttgGACAACTCCTAGAAACAACTCACACCATTTTGAAAACCCTGTTGTTGGCGATGTCTCcttttcaatagatttttttaaagacttttttttcaaggTTACTTAAGAGAGCAAGTTTTCTTGGTGGTTTACTTTTCTGATGATGGCTTGAGAGATGCATCGCACTTGATTTTTCCAATCTGGGGCAAAGACCTTCCATAACCGGGATGGTGTGTGGTACCAGAGTATGCACAGAAGTGTCTGCAACACTGTAAAAGTCAAAGtttaagaaaatcaaaaaaaagtggaagagaaaCAGATCTTAATGAAACTTTGTACATTCTTTCGGCATGCAGGCATAAACATGGTAGTCGCAGCACATTTTCTATGGACTAGTGACGTGAGAACCGTGGCAGTTCATTGTATAACACTGTACAGCAGCAATAGGCTTTTTGCTTACTAAAATAAAGTGAAAGACCAGTGGTTTCCATCCCTGCTTTAAGTCCCTAAGTTGTTTCTTTACTCTCCAGCTAAAACAAATGCCATAACCTTAAAACAGAGCCTTGCTTTGGGAGAACCTTTCTCTTTGTAGCATCCAATCCTTTGGTTGCAGCTCATACAAGTAGATCTTTTGGGGCTGACTTTCCTCTGCTGTAACGTAATGCAAGACATAATTTACAGTAGCACAAGCTGGAGGCAAAGTCCTGTTCAGGTTTGCTAGCCACTTGCACCCATTTTGCTTAGGTGCAGGTGGCTGGCAGCGACACGCACGCACACGCACCCAAACACACACCTGCCACAAGCCCCGGGCGCGGCTGCGTTGTGACCTGTGGCTG
This genomic interval carries:
- the MTURN gene encoding maturin; this encodes MAFEALAEAAERWCARTPFQLIAAEETERRMDFYAEPGVSFYVLCPEAACGDNFHVWSESEDCLPFLQLAQDYISSCGKKTLHEILEKVFKSFRPLLGLPDVDDDAFEEYNADVEEEEPEADHQQMGVSQQ